From a single Loigolactobacillus coryniformis subsp. coryniformis KCTC 3167 = DSM 20001 genomic region:
- a CDS encoding VanZ family protein, translating into MRAYLYPIKIAILVFPFLALVITIPFLVRQYRKYGALTGWQAFVLYTFVFYLLTAYFLVILPLPPRHLVALYTSAHYNLDPFMFVREFVDKTVLQWQVPHTYLPALKQAAFVQPTFNVILTIPFGAYLRYYFGRRFPQVLALSFALTLFFETTQLSGLYGIYPRPYRLFDVDDLMLNTLGGVIGYGLAPFLTQLFPTSRQMMAAAFAKGRRVSFSRRFVAFVVDWLCLALVTAVVSLLSRRLPYDITSTPAIWYSLEVLGYFVLLPGLWHGTTLGKRLVKIKITAALPVPLHWWQLIWRQLLLYGAVVPTFILPVILLNGLSQAPRAQFDYYLLALLVVGVVLAVFCLHALLTMLFRRDRLFYERLSHTKEVSTLDRAQ; encoded by the coding sequence ATGCGTGCCTATTTATATCCGATCAAAATCGCCATATTGGTATTTCCGTTCCTGGCTTTAGTAATTACGATTCCGTTTTTGGTTCGCCAATATCGTAAGTATGGTGCGTTAACTGGGTGGCAAGCTTTTGTTTTGTATACATTCGTCTTTTACTTGTTGACGGCGTATTTTTTAGTCATTTTACCGTTGCCACCACGGCATTTAGTTGCTTTATATACATCAGCACACTATAATTTGGACCCCTTTATGTTTGTCCGGGAATTTGTCGATAAAACGGTATTGCAGTGGCAAGTGCCACACACTTATTTGCCAGCGTTGAAGCAGGCTGCATTTGTGCAGCCGACGTTTAATGTGATTTTGACGATTCCATTTGGTGCCTATCTGCGGTATTATTTTGGCCGTCGTTTTCCGCAAGTACTGGCGTTGAGCTTTGCGTTGACTTTATTTTTTGAGACCACACAGTTATCGGGATTATATGGCATTTATCCGCGGCCATACCGGCTATTCGATGTTGATGATTTAATGCTAAATACGCTGGGCGGCGTGATTGGCTATGGACTGGCGCCATTTCTGACTCAGTTATTCCCAACTTCGCGGCAAATGATGGCGGCAGCTTTCGCTAAAGGCCGCCGGGTTAGTTTCAGTCGCCGTTTTGTGGCTTTTGTGGTCGATTGGCTTTGTTTGGCGTTAGTCACGGCAGTAGTCAGCCTGCTTAGTCGCCGGTTACCTTACGATATTACCAGCACACCGGCGATCTGGTATAGTTTGGAAGTGCTCGGCTATTTTGTACTTTTGCCGGGATTGTGGCATGGGACAACCTTAGGAAAACGGTTGGTGAAAATTAAAATTACTGCTGCGCTACCAGTACCATTACATTGGTGGCAGTTGATCTGGCGACAGCTTTTATTGTATGGTGCGGTGGTACCAACGTTTATTTTGCCAGTGATTCTTTTAAATGGCCTGAGTCAGGCACCACGTGCGCAGTTCGATTACTATTTATTAGCGTTACTGGTTGTGGGTGTCGTTTTAGCAGTGTTTTGTCTACATGCGCTGCTGACAATGCTATTTCGGCGTGATCGGTTATTCTACGAACGACTGAGCCACACCAAAGAAGTCAGTACGCTAGATCGTGCACAATAA
- a CDS encoding L-lactate permease: MHWGLFITALLPIIWLIFSLGVLKMAGSKACTIGLVLTILLAIFIFKMPIIDSLTAALEGAVMGIWPIVYIIIAAVFTYNLTTASGSMTTIRQGLSGITSDKRLLVLIIAWGFGGFLEAIAGFGTAVAIPASILIAFGVNPILSATICLIANTTPTAFGAIGLPVTTLAQISGLDVLHLSYLVTIQLLPLIVIIPFVMVALIGGGVKAIREVWAPTLAAGLAFGVPQIFVARFLGAELPAIIGSIVCIIVTVWFARRYERRHPSAQKAAVETPSVNNFVLAAMPFILVFVFVMLASPLVPPLNHFLTGIKSALTIYTGAGANPYVFNWVSTPGTLIILATIIGGLVQKMKLGQIFKILGKTAVQMVQTLITVCAIVALAKVMGYSGMIATIAATLVGLLGAFYPVVAPLIGALGTFVTGSDTSANVLFGNLQRQAAVALHDSTYWVVAANAVGATAGKMISPQSIAVASAATNLQGQEGEILKQSMKYFLGYLVVICIWIFVSGLFIHALHI; this comes from the coding sequence ATGCATTGGGGTTTATTTATAACGGCATTATTACCGATAATTTGGTTGATTTTTTCATTAGGCGTTCTTAAGATGGCTGGTAGCAAAGCTTGTACGATTGGACTTGTTTTAACTATTTTACTCGCAATATTTATTTTTAAGATGCCAATTATTGATAGTCTAACGGCGGCGCTGGAAGGTGCAGTGATGGGTATTTGGCCGATCGTTTATATTATTATTGCGGCGGTATTTACCTATAATTTAACCACAGCTAGCGGTAGTATGACGACAATTCGGCAAGGTCTATCGGGAATCACTAGCGATAAACGGTTGTTAGTATTGATCATTGCTTGGGGTTTTGGTGGCTTTTTGGAAGCAATCGCTGGTTTTGGTACGGCGGTGGCGATTCCGGCAAGTATTCTGATTGCTTTTGGGGTCAACCCGATTTTATCGGCCACAATTTGTTTGATCGCTAACACGACGCCGACTGCTTTTGGTGCGATTGGGTTGCCGGTGACTACTTTAGCACAGATCAGTGGGCTGGATGTGCTGCATTTATCTTACTTAGTGACGATTCAGTTGTTACCTTTGATCGTGATCATCCCGTTTGTAATGGTAGCGTTGATCGGTGGTGGTGTCAAAGCGATTCGTGAGGTCTGGGCACCAACGTTAGCTGCTGGTTTGGCCTTTGGTGTTCCGCAAATTTTTGTCGCGCGTTTTCTGGGAGCGGAATTGCCAGCAATCATTGGCTCGATCGTTTGTATCATTGTAACGGTTTGGTTTGCCCGGCGTTATGAGCGGCGCCATCCTAGCGCACAAAAGGCGGCGGTGGAAACGCCAAGTGTTAATAATTTTGTGTTGGCAGCAATGCCGTTTATTTTAGTCTTTGTTTTCGTGATGTTGGCGTCACCGTTAGTGCCGCCACTGAATCATTTTTTGACTGGCATTAAATCCGCACTTACCATTTACACGGGTGCTGGAGCCAATCCGTATGTGTTCAATTGGGTATCAACGCCAGGAACATTGATTATTTTAGCAACGATCATCGGTGGTTTGGTGCAAAAAATGAAGCTGGGACAGATCTTCAAAATTTTAGGTAAAACAGCGGTACAAATGGTGCAGACATTGATCACAGTGTGTGCGATCGTCGCTTTGGCAAAAGTGATGGGTTATAGTGGGATGATTGCAACGATCGCCGCGACTTTGGTAGGTTTATTGGGTGCTTTTTACCCAGTTGTGGCACCATTGATCGGCGCACTGGGCACCTTTGTTACCGGCTCTGATACTTCAGCCAATGTGTTATTCGGTAATTTACAACGGCAAGCGGCAGTGGCACTGCATGATAGCACTTATTGGGTTGTGGCTGCCAATGCGGTAGGGGCAACTGCTGGTAAAATGATTTCACCACAAAGTATTGCTGTGGCTTCGGCAGCAACCAACTTGCAAGGTCAAGAAGGCGAGATTCTCAAACAGAGTATGAAATATTTCTTGGGTTATTTGGTGGTGATTTGTATTTGGATCTTTGTTTCGGGCTTATTTATCCACGCGCTGCATATCTAA
- the istB gene encoding IS21-like element helper ATPase IstB, whose product MTSDETKRKLREMRLNAMVEILEVQEQQPEYQQMDFEDKFELIVDGAYARQQSNKLSRLLHSADFPSIEPALAEIDYLPDRKLDRKLIQKLATGNYIREHHNIILMGASGNGKTWLANALGIEACRQFYKVKYVRLPELLDDLAVAKHEANGNFHKILARYKKVDVLIIDEWLLTELSLEQSTYVLELVESRLHQSSTIYCSQFAPDGWHNKLGNPQIADAILDRIIHDAYPILIQGDKSMRERYGLRGDSV is encoded by the coding sequence ATGACATCAGATGAAACTAAGCGTAAATTACGAGAAATGCGACTCAACGCTATGGTTGAGATTTTAGAAGTTCAGGAACAGCAACCAGAATACCAACAAATGGATTTTGAAGATAAGTTTGAATTAATTGTCGATGGTGCTTATGCCAGACAGCAATCTAATAAGCTTAGTCGGCTATTACACAGCGCTGATTTTCCGAGTATAGAGCCTGCGTTAGCCGAAATAGATTATTTGCCAGATCGCAAATTGGATCGTAAGCTAATCCAAAAACTAGCAACAGGGAACTACATTCGTGAGCATCATAATATTATTTTGATGGGCGCATCTGGCAATGGTAAAACTTGGCTCGCTAATGCCTTAGGCATAGAAGCATGTCGCCAATTTTATAAGGTGAAGTATGTTCGGCTGCCAGAACTTTTAGACGACTTAGCTGTAGCTAAGCATGAAGCTAATGGAAATTTTCATAAAATATTAGCTCGCTATAAAAAAGTTGATGTTTTAATCATTGACGAATGGTTGTTAACGGAGTTGTCTTTAGAGCAGTCTACCTATGTTTTAGAGCTAGTAGAAAGTCGATTACATCAATCATCAACCATTTATTGTTCACAGTTTGCGCCAGATGGATGGCATAATAAACTAGGTAATCCACAAATAGCCGATGCAATCCTTGATCGCATTATCCATGATGCCTACCCGATTTTAATTCAAGGCGATAAATCAATGCGTGAACGCTATGGATTACGAGGTGACTCTGTATGA
- the purR gene encoding pur operon repressor, with protein MKIRRSERLIDITRYLLERPHTLVPLTYFAKRYESAKSSISEDLGIVRRTFQSRGTGILETIPGAAGGVRFIPTISKDEATEFIDEMTTELSEQSRLLPGGYVYLSDLLGQPDVLRTVGRLIATQYVEQQVDAVMTVATKGVPIAQSVSAYLNVPFVIVRRDSKITEGSTVSVNYVSGSSERVEKMELSKRSLKQGSRVLVVDDFMKGGGTVNGMKSLIEEFESELVGVTVFAESAFAGERAIADYTALLSVDKVDSRDKTIHVAPGNYLARTFK; from the coding sequence TTGAAAATAAGACGAAGTGAACGATTGATCGACATTACCCGTTATTTATTGGAGCGGCCCCATACATTGGTCCCGCTAACTTATTTTGCTAAGCGTTATGAATCAGCTAAATCCTCGATCAGTGAAGATTTAGGTATTGTACGGCGGACCTTTCAAAGCCGTGGTACTGGTATTTTGGAAACGATCCCAGGTGCTGCTGGTGGTGTCCGTTTTATCCCGACAATCAGTAAGGATGAAGCAACCGAATTTATCGATGAGATGACGACAGAATTATCTGAACAAAGCCGATTATTACCTGGAGGCTACGTTTATTTATCTGATTTATTGGGTCAACCAGATGTATTACGTACCGTGGGCCGCTTGATTGCCACGCAGTACGTGGAACAACAAGTTGATGCGGTAATGACGGTTGCAACCAAAGGGGTACCAATTGCGCAAAGTGTTTCTGCTTATTTAAATGTACCGTTTGTGATCGTGCGGCGTGATTCAAAGATCACTGAAGGTTCAACGGTAAGCGTCAATTATGTTTCCGGATCATCGGAACGGGTAGAAAAAATGGAATTATCCAAACGCAGTTTAAAGCAAGGCTCGCGTGTTCTAGTCGTCGATGACTTTATGAAAGGCGGCGGCACTGTCAACGGGATGAAGAGCTTGATCGAAGAGTTTGAATCTGAATTAGTTGGTGTGACTGTTTTTGCTGAATCAGCGTTTGCTGGTGAACGAGCGATTGCCGACTACACAGCGCTGTTGTCGGTCGATAAAGTCGATAGCCGCGATAAGACGATCCACGTGGCACCGGGTAACTATTTAGCGCGTACTTTCAAATAA
- the glmU gene encoding bifunctional UDP-N-acetylglucosamine diphosphorylase/glucosamine-1-phosphate N-acetyltransferase GlmU, with protein sequence MTAKYTVILAAGQGTRMKSKLAKVLHPVCGRSMVEHVLTQAEQLHPDQIVTVIGHGADAVKATLGQRTDYALQAEQNGSGDAVLRTEALLGAKDGMTMVVSGDTPLLTAKTFEQLFEYHKEKGAKATVLTATAADPAGYGRIVRNELGVVEKIVEQKDANREEAAITEINTGVYCFDNQALFAALHEVGNDNAQGEYYLTDVIGILKAKGEIVSAYRMKDFTESLGVNTRAALAQATVIMQQRINAEHMANGVTLIDPAATHIDVGVKIGADTTIEAGVTLKGKTVIGSDCYISSGSALRDATIGNNVRITSSTIEESIMRDHSNIGPMSHLRPQSDIGEYVHVGNFCEVKKAKLGAYTKMGHLSYVGDATLGEHINIGCGVVFVNYDGLNKHHSTVGNWAFIGSNANIVAPVKVADHAFVAAGSTITADVDFHDMAIARARQVNKADYWDKLPHEPEN encoded by the coding sequence ATGACAGCAAAATATACGGTGATTTTGGCCGCTGGTCAAGGCACCCGCATGAAATCAAAGTTAGCTAAAGTCTTACATCCAGTTTGTGGTCGGTCAATGGTGGAACATGTTTTAACTCAGGCGGAACAGTTGCACCCCGATCAGATCGTAACGGTCATTGGTCACGGCGCAGATGCCGTCAAAGCTACTTTAGGTCAACGGACAGACTATGCGTTGCAGGCGGAGCAGAATGGTTCCGGCGATGCGGTTTTACGCACTGAGGCGTTGCTAGGCGCTAAAGACGGTATGACCATGGTCGTTAGTGGTGATACACCATTATTGACCGCGAAAACTTTTGAGCAGTTATTTGAATACCATAAAGAAAAAGGCGCTAAAGCCACCGTTTTAACGGCAACGGCTGCTGATCCCGCCGGTTATGGTCGCATCGTGCGCAACGAATTAGGTGTCGTTGAAAAAATCGTTGAGCAAAAGGATGCTAATCGTGAAGAAGCTGCGATCACGGAGATCAATACCGGCGTTTATTGCTTTGATAATCAGGCGTTGTTTGCGGCATTGCACGAAGTCGGTAACGATAATGCGCAAGGTGAATATTATTTAACTGACGTGATCGGTATTTTGAAGGCTAAAGGTGAGATCGTTTCGGCTTACCGGATGAAAGATTTTACGGAATCATTAGGCGTCAACACGCGCGCTGCCTTGGCTCAGGCAACAGTGATCATGCAGCAACGGATCAATGCGGAACATATGGCTAACGGTGTAACGTTGATCGATCCAGCAGCAACTCACATTGATGTTGGCGTTAAGATCGGCGCGGACACCACCATTGAAGCCGGTGTGACCTTGAAAGGCAAGACAGTGATCGGTAGTGATTGCTATATCAGTTCTGGCTCTGCTTTACGGGATGCAACGATCGGCAATAATGTGCGGATCACTAGCTCAACGATCGAAGAATCGATCATGCGTGACCACAGTAATATCGGGCCGATGAGTCATTTGCGGCCTCAATCTGATATCGGCGAATACGTTCATGTCGGTAATTTCTGTGAAGTGAAAAAGGCTAAACTAGGTGCGTACACCAAGATGGGCCACTTATCCTATGTTGGTGACGCCACGTTAGGCGAACATATCAACATTGGTTGTGGCGTTGTGTTTGTCAACTATGATGGTTTGAATAAGCATCATTCAACAGTTGGTAATTGGGCCTTTATCGGTAGTAATGCCAATATTGTTGCGCCGGTTAAGGTTGCGGATCACGCATTCGTTGCCGCTGGTTCAACGATCACAGCAGATGTTGATTTTCACGATATGGCCATTGCCCGTGCGCGTCAGGTCAATAAAGCAGATTATTGGGATAAGTTACCCCACGAACCTGAAAATTAG
- a CDS encoding ribose-phosphate diphosphokinase — protein MSEHYFDPKLKIFALNSNKPLAQKIADEVGVELGKTTVDRFSDGEIRINIEESIRGDNVYVIQSTSAPVNDNLMELMIMIDALRRASAASINIVIPYYGYARQDRKARSREPITAKLVANMLAMAGATRILALDLHAAQIQGFFDIPVDHLMGAPLIADYFLTRGVDDDAVVVSPDHGGVTRARKLAEFLKAPLAIIDKRRPKANVAEVMNIIGDVKGKKCILIDDMIDTAGTITLGAQALMDAGATEVYASATHAVLSGPAIERISNSPIKQLVVTDSIQLAPDKLIDKVVQISVGPLIGDAIKRIHENKPVSPLFENKFHTDTK, from the coding sequence ATGTCAGAACATTATTTTGATCCAAAGCTTAAAATCTTTGCTTTGAATTCAAACAAGCCATTGGCGCAAAAAATTGCCGATGAAGTTGGGGTCGAGCTTGGTAAGACCACGGTCGATCGTTTTAGCGATGGTGAAATTCGCATTAACATCGAAGAAAGTATTCGCGGCGATAACGTTTACGTCATTCAATCAACTTCAGCACCAGTTAACGATAATTTAATGGAATTGATGATCATGATCGATGCATTGCGGCGGGCTTCGGCTGCTTCAATCAATATCGTGATCCCTTATTACGGTTATGCACGGCAAGATCGTAAAGCTCGTTCACGGGAACCAATTACCGCTAAATTAGTCGCTAACATGTTAGCAATGGCGGGTGCAACACGGATTTTGGCTTTAGATTTGCATGCAGCTCAGATTCAAGGCTTCTTCGATATTCCAGTGGATCATTTAATGGGCGCACCATTGATCGCAGATTATTTCTTGACGCGTGGTGTTGACGATGATGCTGTTGTTGTTTCACCAGATCATGGTGGGGTAACGCGGGCCCGTAAATTAGCTGAATTCTTAAAAGCACCATTAGCGATTATCGACAAACGGCGGCCTAAAGCTAACGTTGCCGAAGTGATGAACATCATTGGTGACGTTAAAGGCAAGAAGTGTATCTTGATTGACGACATGATTGATACGGCTGGTACGATCACATTAGGCGCACAAGCCTTGATGGATGCCGGTGCTACTGAAGTTTATGCGAGTGCGACCCACGCAGTGCTTTCTGGCCCAGCTATTGAGCGGATCTCCAATTCACCGATCAAACAATTGGTGGTTACTGATTCAATTCAGCTAGCCCCAGACAAATTGATCGATAAAGTGGTACAAATTTCAGTTGGTCCATTGATCGGTGATGCGATCAAACGGATCCATGAAAACAAACCAGTTAGTCCTTTATTCGAAAATAAGTTCCACACAGATACTAAATAA
- the ispE gene encoding 4-(cytidine 5'-diphospho)-2-C-methyl-D-erythritol kinase: MEITEKAPAKINLSLDALFQHADGEHEWKMVMTSVDLADYVELSTVATRQITVTTDSGFLPVDQRNLAFQAARLLQKKAGVTYGARIHIRKQIPVAAGLGGGSSDAAAVLRGLNRLWQLNWSLADLAHLGLAIDSDVPYCVYSQTALVTGRGDEITLLPKLPPFWVVLAKPSASVSTPSILRSISYDKQLYHPPIDQMVAAIHANDYPQILANMGNTLEEITSQRYPQIKQLRQQMQRFGADAAQMSGSGPTVFGLCAKYSRAQHVFNSMKGFCHEVYLVRPLLNGLG, translated from the coding sequence ATGGAAATAACGGAGAAGGCACCGGCAAAAATTAATTTAAGTTTAGACGCCCTTTTTCAGCATGCCGATGGTGAGCACGAATGGAAAATGGTGATGACCTCAGTCGATTTGGCCGACTATGTTGAACTATCAACGGTAGCGACGCGCCAGATCACAGTGACCACAGATAGTGGCTTCTTACCGGTTGATCAGCGCAATCTTGCTTTTCAGGCGGCCCGTTTATTGCAGAAAAAAGCGGGCGTGACTTACGGCGCACGAATCCACATCCGTAAACAGATTCCAGTCGCTGCTGGGCTAGGTGGTGGCAGCTCGGACGCTGCGGCCGTGTTGCGCGGTTTGAATCGATTATGGCAATTGAATTGGTCACTGGCTGATTTAGCCCACTTAGGCTTAGCGATTGATTCTGATGTGCCTTATTGTGTGTACTCGCAAACGGCGTTGGTGACAGGTCGTGGGGATGAGATCACGTTGTTGCCGAAATTACCGCCATTTTGGGTGGTACTGGCTAAGCCAAGCGCTAGCGTCTCGACACCAAGTATTTTACGGTCAATTTCGTATGATAAGCAACTTTATCATCCACCGATCGATCAAATGGTCGCGGCAATTCACGCCAATGATTATCCGCAGATTTTGGCGAATATGGGCAATACATTAGAGGAGATCACCAGTCAGCGTTATCCGCAGATCAAGCAATTACGCCAACAAATGCAACGTTTTGGTGCGGATGCGGCCCAGATGAGCGGCAGTGGGCCGACGGTTTTTGGTTTATGCGCCAAATATTCGCGGGCGCAACACGTCTTTAATAGTATGAAAGGTTTTTGCCACGAGGTTTATTTAGTTCGTCCGTTGTTAAACGGCCTAGGCTAA